The following are encoded in a window of Amphibacillus xylanus NBRC 15112 genomic DNA:
- a CDS encoding AzlC family ABC transporter permease has product MRSVDQFIKGLKVGIPIMLGYFPIAITFGVLASQAGLSLLELTGMSVMVYGGAAQIMATNMILLNAGVLEIVIATFVLNFRHFVMSFSFAHRLTKTNLKWRTLLTLFITDETFSVTTVEKEQANEENGHWFYFAIVLSAYISWVVGSFIGGFVGDIIPSAISQSFGIALYAMFIALLVPSVKANFRYGLIAVLAMILNYGFNQFIQEGWSIVLSTLVASGLGFLLFRRSES; this is encoded by the coding sequence ATGCGTTCAGTCGATCAATTTATCAAAGGTTTAAAAGTTGGGATACCGATCATGCTTGGCTATTTCCCAATTGCGATAACCTTTGGTGTACTAGCCAGTCAGGCCGGATTATCTTTATTAGAATTAACTGGTATGAGTGTGATGGTTTACGGTGGTGCCGCTCAAATTATGGCAACAAATATGATTTTACTTAATGCAGGTGTACTGGAAATTGTGATTGCCACATTTGTATTGAACTTTAGGCATTTTGTGATGAGCTTTTCATTTGCCCATCGTTTAACAAAAACTAATCTAAAATGGCGCACACTATTAACTCTATTTATAACAGATGAAACATTTTCCGTAACAACTGTTGAGAAGGAACAAGCTAATGAGGAAAATGGCCATTGGTTTTACTTTGCAATTGTTCTTAGTGCATACATATCGTGGGTAGTTGGATCGTTTATCGGCGGATTTGTAGGCGATATTATACCTAGTGCCATTAGCCAAAGCTTTGGCATTGCGTTATATGCGATGTTTATTGCTTTATTGGTACCTTCAGTTAAAGCAAATTTCAGATATGGTTTAATTGCAGTGCTGGCGATGATTTTAAATTATGGTTTTAATCAATTTATTCAAGAAGGCTGGTCGATCGTCTTGTCTACTTTAGTAGCAAGTGGACTTGGTTTCTTATTGTTTAGGAGGAGTGAATCATGA
- a CDS encoding ABC transporter ATP-binding protein translates to MAELSLRNINKIYDKDGVKAVSDFNLEIKDKEFVVFVGPSGCGKSTTLRMIAGLEEITSGELYINGKLMNDVAPKDRDIAMVFQNYALYPHMNVYDNMAFGLKLRKFKKDEIDRRVKNAAEILGLEAFLDRKPKALSGGQRQRVALGRAIVRDAQVFLMDEPLSNLDAKLRVQMRAEIQKLHKRLETTSIYVTHDQTEAMTMATNLVVLKDGIIQQVGAPKEIYDKPDNVFVGGFIGSPAMNFFTGTIQEDGFHVSNNGQVIGVPEGKMKPLREQGYIGKEVILGVRPEDIHDEPVFIDANPTSTINAVIDVAELMGSETYLYSNLAEQDFIARVDSRTDVSGGETVTLAFDMHKCHFFDAETEERIR, encoded by the coding sequence ATGGCAGAACTATCCCTAAGAAATATTAATAAGATTTATGATAAGGATGGAGTTAAAGCAGTATCTGACTTCAACCTTGAAATTAAAGACAAAGAATTCGTTGTATTCGTAGGTCCATCTGGTTGTGGTAAGTCTACAACTTTACGTATGATCGCTGGATTAGAAGAAATTACATCTGGTGAACTATACATCAACGGTAAACTAATGAACGATGTTGCTCCTAAAGATCGTGACATCGCAATGGTTTTCCAAAACTATGCACTTTATCCACACATGAACGTATATGATAACATGGCATTCGGTCTTAAATTACGTAAGTTCAAGAAAGATGAAATCGACCGTCGTGTTAAAAATGCGGCTGAAATCTTAGGTCTTGAAGCTTTCCTAGACCGTAAACCAAAAGCACTTTCAGGTGGTCAGCGTCAGCGTGTCGCTTTAGGACGTGCGATTGTTCGTGACGCACAAGTATTCTTAATGGATGAGCCTTTATCAAACTTAGACGCGAAACTTCGTGTTCAGATGCGTGCTGAAATCCAAAAACTTCACAAGCGTTTAGAAACAACTTCAATTTACGTTACACACGACCAAACTGAAGCGATGACAATGGCTACAAACCTAGTTGTACTTAAAGATGGTATTATCCAACAAGTTGGTGCACCTAAGGAAATTTATGACAAGCCAGATAACGTATTCGTTGGTGGATTCATTGGTTCACCTGCAATGAACTTCTTCACTGGTACAATCCAAGAAGACGGTTTCCACGTTTCAAATAACGGTCAAGTAATTGGTGTTCCTGAAGGCAAGATGAAGCCACTTCGCGAACAAGGTTATATCGGTAAAGAAGTTATCCTAGGTGTACGTCCAGAGGATATCCATGATGAGCCTGTATTTATTGATGCAAACCCTACATCAACAATTAATGCAGTAATCGATGTTGCTGAATTAATGGGTTCAGAAACTTACCTATACTCTAATTTAGCAGAGCAAGACTTCATCGCACGTGTTGATTCACGTACAGATGTAAGTGGTGGCGAAACAGTTACACTTGCATTCGATATGCACAAGTGCCACTTCTTCGATGCTGAAACTGAAGAGCGCATTAGATAA
- a CDS encoding AzlD domain-containing protein yields the protein MTIWLMIILMSLVTVIPRILPAFIVDKLKFPTWVGQWLELIPYAALGALIFPGILNVIADQPHIGIIGGLAAILLSLFRFHIVLVVIGAIGVVYFLL from the coding sequence ATGACAATCTGGTTAATGATTATTTTAATGAGTCTTGTCACGGTTATTCCAAGAATCTTACCAGCATTTATAGTAGACAAATTAAAGTTTCCGACTTGGGTTGGGCAATGGCTTGAATTAATTCCTTATGCAGCTCTCGGGGCATTAATTTTTCCTGGTATTTTAAATGTTATTGCTGATCAGCCTCATATTGGTATTATTGGTGGTTTAGCAGCTATATTGTTATCATTATTCAGATTCCACATTGTATTAGTCGTCATTGGTGCAATTGGCGTAGTTTATTTTCTACTCTGA
- the fumC gene encoding class II fumarate hydratase — MKRIETDTLGQVEVDQSKYWGAQTQRSLENFPIGIEKMPTQLIRAFVILKRSTAVANYRLKKISKLKKEAIVYACDHVLNHDLMEHFPLVVWQTGSGTQTNMNVNEVLAFIGNQFLIEQGHNERLHPNDDINKSQSSNDTFPTAMHIAAVLEIEAQLLPALDEINQTLIEQADKYRDLIKIGRTHLQDATPITFGQEISGWQHMIEKIIVMVKEDLNYLNELAIGGTAVGTGLNAHSKFSEYVVNEISQFTNRPFKSAANKFHALTSHDQMVRAHGTLKALAANVMKIANDIRWLASGPRAGIGELVLPTNEPGSSIMPGKVNPTQAEALTMVAVQVMGNDTTIGIAASQGNFELNVFKPVIIYNFLQSVQLLADGIRSFNRRCLVGMKPNETVMTEDLNASLMLVTALNPHIGYDKASEIAKKAYKENITLKQAALELGYLTETEFEQFVDPAKMVEPRD; from the coding sequence ATGAAGAGAATCGAAACAGATACATTAGGACAAGTTGAGGTTGATCAATCAAAATATTGGGGGGCTCAAACACAACGGAGTCTGGAAAATTTCCCAATCGGTATTGAAAAGATGCCGACTCAACTGATACGAGCGTTTGTTATTTTAAAGAGAAGTACGGCAGTTGCTAACTATCGATTAAAAAAAATATCAAAACTAAAAAAAGAAGCGATCGTTTATGCTTGTGATCATGTTTTAAATCATGATCTAATGGAGCATTTCCCACTCGTTGTTTGGCAAACAGGTAGTGGTACGCAAACAAATATGAACGTAAATGAAGTATTAGCTTTTATCGGCAATCAATTTTTAATTGAACAGGGTCATAATGAGCGACTTCACCCGAACGATGATATTAATAAGTCGCAAAGCTCGAATGATACATTTCCAACCGCTATGCATATTGCGGCTGTTTTGGAGATTGAAGCACAGCTATTGCCTGCACTTGATGAAATTAATCAAACATTAATCGAGCAAGCAGATAAATATCGAGATTTAATTAAAATTGGGCGGACGCATTTACAAGATGCAACGCCGATTACATTTGGTCAAGAAATTAGTGGCTGGCAACATATGATTGAGAAGATTATCGTAATGGTAAAAGAAGATTTAAACTACTTAAATGAACTTGCGATCGGTGGGACGGCAGTCGGTACTGGCCTAAATGCACATTCTAAATTTAGTGAATATGTTGTTAATGAAATTTCTCAATTTACAAATCGACCATTTAAGTCTGCCGCAAATAAATTTCACGCATTAACGAGTCATGATCAAATGGTTCGAGCTCATGGCACATTAAAAGCATTGGCTGCAAATGTGATGAAAATTGCTAATGATATTCGCTGGTTGGCAAGTGGACCGCGCGCAGGAATAGGCGAGCTAGTGCTACCGACTAATGAGCCAGGAAGTTCGATTATGCCAGGAAAAGTTAACCCAACTCAAGCTGAAGCATTGACTATGGTTGCGGTACAAGTGATGGGAAATGATACGACGATTGGCATTGCAGCTAGTCAAGGTAATTTTGAACTTAATGTTTTTAAACCAGTGATTATCTATAACTTTTTACAATCTGTGCAGTTATTAGCTGATGGCATCCGTTCGTTTAATCGTCGTTGTTTAGTTGGAATGAAGCCGAATGAAACAGTTATGACAGAAGATTTAAATGCGTCACTCATGCTTGTAACGGCACTAAATCCGCATATTGGTTATGATAAAGCTAGTGAGATTGCTAAAAAAGCATATAAAGAAAATATAACTTTAAAGCAAGCAGCTTTAGAATTAGGCTATTTAACCGAAACTGAATTTGAACAATTCGTGGATCCAGCAAAAATGGTTGAACCGAGAGATTAA
- a CDS encoding cation diffusion facilitator family transporter — translation MNQYQKIKKGEFGAWLSIIAYIVLALTKIIIAQMTHSQALRADGLNNATDVVASISILIGLKISRRPPDHNHHYGHFRAELIASLVAAFIMVTVGLQVIINAIQLTFSGQSQQPSMLAGWIALISACFMFGVYLFNRKLSIKINSQSLFAASQDNKADALISLAAFFGILGAQIGFTWIDPIAGLFVGIIIVYTAWKIFMDASVTLTDGFEVESVEEIKAFIEKDPDVKEVKDIKGRYDGNRIYLDLTLYVDPKMTIQHAHLITDRIESALAKQFDADQIQIHLEPYVQ, via the coding sequence ATGAATCAGTATCAAAAAATTAAAAAAGGCGAGTTTGGCGCATGGCTTAGTATTATCGCCTACATTGTCTTAGCCTTAACAAAAATTATTATTGCACAAATGACACATTCCCAGGCGCTTCGTGCTGATGGCTTGAATAATGCCACAGATGTTGTCGCTTCAATATCAATCTTAATCGGTTTAAAAATTTCCAGGAGACCACCTGATCATAACCATCACTATGGTCATTTCCGTGCTGAGCTGATTGCATCACTTGTAGCTGCTTTTATTATGGTAACCGTTGGCTTACAAGTTATCATTAATGCCATCCAACTCACTTTTAGTGGGCAAAGTCAGCAACCATCAATGCTTGCAGGCTGGATTGCCTTAATATCTGCATGTTTTATGTTTGGTGTGTATTTATTTAATCGAAAATTATCAATTAAGATAAATAGTCAATCACTCTTTGCAGCATCACAAGATAATAAAGCTGATGCTCTCATAAGTTTGGCAGCATTCTTTGGGATTTTAGGCGCACAGATTGGGTTCACTTGGATTGATCCGATTGCGGGATTATTTGTCGGTATCATTATCGTTTATACGGCATGGAAAATTTTCATGGATGCAAGTGTCACATTAACAGACGGATTTGAGGTTGAATCAGTTGAAGAGATTAAAGCTTTTATTGAAAAAGATCCTGATGTAAAAGAAGTGAAAGATATAAAAGGAAGATATGACGGTAATCGTATTTATCTAGATTTAACACTTTATGTCGATCCTAAGATGACGATTCAACATGCACATTTAATCACAGACCGAATCGAATCTGCTTTAGCTAAACAATTCGATGCCGACCAAATTCAGATTCACCTTGAACCTTATGTTCAATAA
- a CDS encoding alpha/beta-type small acid-soluble spore protein, with amino-acid sequence MTDRNRSNKLVVPGVEQKLEQMKYEIAQEFGVRPGPNETARANGSVGGEITKRLVQQAQEQMGPNN; translated from the coding sequence ATGACTGATAGAAACCGATCAAACAAATTAGTTGTTCCCGGTGTTGAGCAAAAATTAGAACAAATGAAATATGAAATTGCTCAAGAATTTGGTGTTAGACCTGGTCCAAATGAAACTGCGCGAGCAAATGGTTCAGTAGGTGGAGAAATTACTAAACGACTCGTTCAACAAGCTCAAGAACAAATGGGTCCAAATAATTAA
- a CDS encoding M15 family metallopeptidase — protein sequence MKSNILLLVLIIIFITGCNGANNEAIPYDTSNLEVKAVTQLNKKPMIEFEELEEIEEETKEEIETQDESEKTEKNEEVKAPEKTEQKIVISDEDKSNYNISDVDQKTGLYIVSNPSSIEVYLNKNRKLPAGYAPNDLVEPDVSHTKPKGDERRLLRKDAASALETLFSTAFEEEGIELAAVSGYRSHQTQTNIYQGHVNRSGQDYANRFSARPGTSEHETGLAMDVSAAV from the coding sequence TTGAAAAGTAATATTTTATTATTAGTTTTAATAATTATTTTTATAACAGGGTGCAATGGAGCTAATAATGAAGCAATACCATATGATACTTCTAATCTTGAAGTAAAAGCAGTTACCCAATTAAATAAGAAGCCAATGATTGAATTTGAAGAACTTGAAGAAATCGAAGAAGAGACTAAAGAAGAAATAGAAACACAAGATGAGTCAGAAAAAACAGAGAAAAACGAAGAAGTTAAAGCTCCTGAAAAGACAGAGCAGAAGATAGTTATTAGCGATGAAGATAAAAGTAATTATAATATTTCTGATGTTGACCAGAAAACAGGTTTATATATTGTGAGTAATCCAAGTAGTATTGAAGTTTATCTAAATAAGAACCGAAAACTACCTGCTGGTTATGCACCTAATGATTTAGTTGAGCCAGATGTATCTCATACAAAACCTAAAGGTGATGAACGTCGACTATTAAGAAAAGATGCTGCTTCTGCACTAGAAACGTTATTTTCAACAGCATTTGAAGAGGAAGGCATTGAGTTAGCTGCTGTATCAGGCTATCGCTCACATCAAACGCAAACAAATATTTATCAAGGTCATGTCAATCGAAGTGGTCAAGATTACGCAAATCGCTTTTCAGCTCGACCTGGCACTAGTGAACATGAAACAGGCTTGGCGATGGATGTGAGTGCAGCGGTGTAG